In Sphingobacterium sp. R2, the genomic stretch TCATGGATCATATCTACAATATACTGTTTATACTGATACGTTTTGAATCCATTACAGATGACTGTAATGTCTTTTGTTACCGTACCCTGTCTTTCCAATGAATCGATCATCGGCATGTCAAATGCAGAGGAAGTTTCCAGGTGAATATCATTTTTCAACGCCTCTTCTACGATGTGCTTGAAATGGGATGATTTAGTACAATAGCAATATTTGTAAGATCCGCGATAGTTATGTTTCAGAATTGCGGTCTGAAAAAGGATTTTCGCTTGCTGAATTTTTTTGCTGACGATAGGCAAATAGGTAAAACGTAACGGCGTACCGTACGTTTCTATCATTTCCATTAAATTCAAATCGTGGAAATACAATTCGTCGTCGATGATTTCGAATCCGTCTTGCGGAAAACCAACACTTAAGTCAAGAAATTCCTGATAGCTCTGCATTTTTTATTATTTTTGCAAAGATATACTTTAATGGTGAATACCTAAATAAGGAATGTTATTTATTTCCAATTCACTATCAGGAAGTTGTAAAAATTACAAAATCATTAAATGGCAAATTCTATTCAAAAGCGACTTGTTGAAGTCACTGTACAGGCAGTAAAAGAGCTTTACAATGCAGATATTTTAGAAAATCAAATTGCTTTACAAGCTACCCGAAAGGAGTTTGAAGGACAAATTACGATCGTAGCATTTCCCGTAACGCGCTTTTCGAAATCTTCTCCTGAGCAAACTGGAAAAGAAATTGGAGCCTATTTGCAACAGCACATTGCTGAAATATCGGATTTCAATGTGATCAAAGGGTTTTTGAATATTGTCCTTTCGGATGCTTACTGGATCACGTTGTTGAATCAGACCATCTCGTCGAAGGACTTTGGCATATTTCCGGCAAATGGAAAAAAACTGATGGTGGAATACTCTTCTCCCAATACGAATAAACCGCTGCATTTAGGCCACATTCGGAATAATTTATTAGGATACTCCGTGGCCGAAATTCTGAAGGCCTATGGTTATGAGGTGATCAAAGCGAATTTGGTAAATGACCGTGGTATCCATATCTGTAAATCGATGTTGGCCTGGCAGAAATTTGGTGCCGGTGAGACACCTGAATCTACAGGGATGAAGGGAGACCACCTCGTCGGAAAATATTACGTCGTGTTTGACAAAGAATATAAAAAGGAGATCGAGGCATTGAAGGCTGAAGGGCAAACCGAAGATGAAGCAAAGAAAAATGCGCCGTTGATGAAGCAAGCCCAAGCGATGTTGCAACAATGGGAGGCGGGCAATGAAGAGGTAATCTCACTTTGGAAAACCATGAATAACTGGGTGTATGCTGGATTTGAAAAGACATACAAACAATTGGGCGTCGATTTCGACAAATATTATTATGAATCCAATACTTACTTGTTAGGTAAAGATATTATTCAAGAAGGTTTGGATAAAGGCGTTTTCTTCAAGAAAGAAGATAACTCCGTTTGGATTGATCTAACAGATGAAGGATTGGATCAGAAGCTGGTGCTTCGTGGCGACGGTACTTCTGTTTATATCACCCAAGATTTGGGGACAGCTCAACTAAAGTATGATGAGTTCAAAATGAGTGAATCTATCTATGTTGTTGGTAACGAGCAAGATTATCATTTCAAGGTATTGTTCTTAATCTTAAAAAAACTTGGTAAAGCCTGGGCTGAAGGTTTGTTCCATTTGTCTTATGGAATGGTCGATCTTCCATCCGGCAAAATGAAATCAAGGGAAGGAACAGTTGTTGATGCGGATGATTTGATGGCTGAAATGCTTAAAACTGCGCAGGAACGGACTGAAGAACTTGGAAAGACGGAAGGATTGGACGAAGCATCCAAAGCAGCTCTTTATGATACGATTGGAATGGGGGCGCTTAAATATTTTCTATTGAAGGTAGATCCCAAAAAACGTCTCTTATTTGATCCCAATGAGTCCGTCGATTTTCAAGGACATACTGGGCCGTTTATTCAATATACTCATGCACGTATCAAATCTGTCTTAAGTAAAGCTGAATTCAATTTTGACAGTGCGGTTTCTGTACCGGCAACGATCTCTTCTTACGAACGTGATTTGATTCAGCAACTTGGAGCATTTCCAGAGACTATTGAAGCCTCCGCACAAGAGTTCAGCCCTGCCCAGTTGGCAAATTATATTTATGAAGTAGCCAAGATTTACAATAAATTTTATCATGAGGAAACCATCTTGAAAGCGGAAGATAATGATGTTAAAAACTTTAGGTTGCACTTATCTGCTTCCGCAGCGAAGGTTATTGCAAAAGGAATGAACTTATTGGGTATCCAAGTGCCCGAAAGAATGTAATATGATGGAGAAAATTCGCGTAGGACTTATTGGTTTTGGAATTTCAGGCCAAGTTTTTCATGCCCCCGTGATGCGTTCGATTGTGGAACTGGATCTTATCAAGGTGACGGCACGCAAAGCTGATCAGCAGAGTTTGCTTAAGGAGCGCTATCCGCATGCGGAAATTGCTTTGTCTGCAAATGACATATTCGATGATCCAACCATTGATTTAGTCGTGATTGCAACCTCCAATGAAATGCATTATCCTTTTGCCAAACGTGCATTGGAAGCGGGAAAACATGTCGTGGTTGAAAAGCCGTTTACAAATAGTGTGGATCAGGCAGATGAGTTGATTTCGTTGGCAAAGCAGTACAATCTGATCTTGGCTCCCTACCATAATTTAAGGTTCAACTCAGACTATCGTACAGTTGAAAAAGTAATCAAAAGTGGAAGATTGGGACGGATTGTAAATTTGGAATCTCGCTTTGATCGTTTTCGAAACTACCTGCGACCGAATGCTTGGCGTGAGGAAAATTTGCCGGGTTCTGGAGTATTTTATGACTTAGGGCCTCATCTCATCGACCAGGCTTTACAGTTGTTTGGAAAGCCAAATGCTGTTTTTGCAGATTTAGCTATCCAACGGGATCACGCAAAGACTATCGATAATTTCGACTGCCTATTGTACTATGATAACTTACGGGTATCGTTGAAAGGGTCTATGCTTGCAAAAGAACCCACACCTCGGTATCGTGTCTTTGGAATGAACGGAAATTTTGTAAAATATGGTATCGACCCACAGGAAGCTTTACTGCGCGATGGTAAATTTCCTGATGAAGATCCAACCTGGGGACAAGAGGATCCAAGTCTATACGGCAAGCTCAATATCGTTGAAAAGGGGAATGACATTGAAGAAATGATTCCTTCTGAAATTGGTTCCTATCCTGATTTTTATCAGAACGTTGCGGATAGTATATTAGGGAAAAGATCCTTAATCGCATCGCCAGAACAAGCCCGAGATGTTATTAAAATTATTGAAATAGCATATCAGAGTCAATTGGAGCGGAGGGTGATTTCTGTTGACGACACATTGATTGCTTATTAGATCTGTTACTGTGACTATAACCTACGATGCTATCATTATTGGGGCTGGGGCCTGTGGTTTGATGTGCGCTGCGCAAGCAGGGCTCATTGGAAAGAAGACTTTAGTTATTGAACGAAACGATAAAGTTGGTGCGAAGATATTGATTTCTGGAGGTGGACGCTGTAATTATACGAATACGGGTACTAGCCCATCAAATTTCATTTCTGAAAATCCAGATTTTTTACATAGCGTGTTCAAGCAATGGACTGTAGAGGATACTGTTGTGTTTTTTGAAAGCTATGGCATTGTGGGGCAGGAGAAGACCTTGGGGCAGCTGTTTCCGATAACCAATAAAGCAAAAGATATTGTTGCTGTGTTTTCTAAAATTTTATATGAAACGGATCAGGATATTGCCTTAAATACATTGGTGAAATCTGTTGAAAGAGATGCCGATGGTTTTGTTGTAACAGTAGAAAATGAAGCAGGTGAATCCCACTATCATAGCCCAAAAGTTATCATTGCTTCCGGAGGGCTTCCGGTTCAAAAGCTTGGCGCATCAGACTTTGGTTTACGCCTAGCCAAAAAATTTGGTTTGGAAGTGGTCGGTACAGCTCCTGCATTAGTGCCGCTGACCATAACAGGAAAAGATGCCGATTGGTATAGTTCCTTAGCTGGAAATTCGGTATTCTCAAAGGTATCTGTTGCCGGAATGTCTTTTGAAGAGAATATTCTCTTTACACACTGGGGATTAAGCGGACCCGCAATTCTTCAGATATCAAGTTATTGGAGGCCTGGACAGGAGATTAGCATTGATCTACTGCCTAATTTTAATTTAGATAATCTGATTAAACAAGAGCGACAATACGGCGGAAAAAGACTTGTTTCCCAATTGTTGAACGATCACTTCACGAGGAAATTGGTTGATGCTCTTGGAAAATTCCTAGTATTGGATACCAAAATTGCCTCCCTTAGTAAGGCTGAGGCGAAATTGATTGTTGATACTATTCATCACTTCAAGGTAAAACCTGCGGGAGATAAGGGTTATGATAAAGCTGAGGTTATGCGAGGGGGAGTATCGACAGCGGAACTTCATCCTAAGACACTCATGTCAAAAAAAGTAAATGGCCTTTATTTCGGAGGAGAAACTGTAGATATTACCGGATGGCTGGGCGGCTATAACTTCCAATGGGCTTGGGCTAGTGGTTATGCCATTGCTCAAGATATTTAGCCTTTGTGAAGGAGACAATGGTTTCCATCTCTTCTGGAAATATCGCCTAAGTGGGAGAATCAACTGAAATACTATACATTTTTTAATCCAAAATTCTATCTACGGATTCTTGGGTATAACGTTGTATGGCAGCTCCCAAGCGCTGCTTTATTCGAGTTTGAAGACTTTTCGGTGAGAGCACCTTAACGGATTCGCCAAAACCTAAAATTTCTCTTTCCAGCTCAAAATTAAGTACAACATCGAGGCGAATCAAAATCGATCCGTCTTCCTTTTTACCTAAAATTTGCTGGGAAGAATGTATGGGTTTTGTTGTCACATAAGGCGCATTTTTTGCATTGACAAGTAATATTACGCGATGTCCGCGGTCTTTGTGTGATTTAGTAACGCCAATGGTATCCGAAAAATAGCGTTCAAAATCTACCCCGTTATATTCTTGATATGAATTTTTACCCATTTCTTCTACAGAATTTATGCGATCAAGTGCTAGCGTCATCAACCCTTCATTCTTTTTGTGATGCCCAATTAGAAACCACCGATTACGATACTCTTTTAGAAGATAGGGGGAGAAGACAAGATCTTGCTGTTGTTTTGCTTTGAACGACTGGTAGCTTATGAGTAGCGGGGTTTTTTCTCGAATGGCTTGATGCAATGGATTGATAAAGGAAAGTCCCTTTAGCAGATTATTATTTTCCATTTGTATAATCGATGGCGCATTATCCTTTTTGGTATGGATACTATCTTCGAGCCGTGCAACAATATCGCTCAATTCATCAAAGCTCGAGAAGCCGCTCACATGCTTCAACACCTCCACAGCCTCCTTCATTTTTTGCATATCTCCGACAGAAATAGGAGAATTGCTAATACTATAGTGGGGATCTTCATAGGTGTAGAATTTGCGTTGCAAGACGACTATAGGCGCATTGTAGCCGAGCTTATTACTACGCATGAGTTGAATATCACCTTGTATGGTGCGTTTACTTATCCCATTTTTGATTCCTTCAAATTCATAGAGTGCATCGGATACCTTTTCCATAAGATCTTCCAACGTCCATTTCCGATGTCGCAAACGGAGACATTGATCAATAGTTTTATAGCGTATAAGCGCGAGTTTATTAAGTGCCACGTTCGATTTCTTTTGGTTAACTGAAAATACGAAAACTTTCTTTTATCTACGCAATATGACTGCGTAGAATTTACAGCACAAGCTAAATAATTTCCGGTGTTTTCGAAATTGAAAAGAATTTCAGTTTTATCCGAGTAAAATAGCTACTTTTGCGCAGAAGCAAACTGGTTCTATCGCTGCTCTTTTTGAGAGGAGAGGAAAGTCCGGGCAACATAGAGCGACACGCTTCCTAACGGGAAGGCTGCTATGGAAATAGTAGACAGAAAGTGCCACAGAAAATATACCGCTTTTCGGAGTAAGGGTGAAAACGTAAGGTAAGAGCTTACGGTCTTGCATGGTGACATGCATTACGGTAAACCTCGTGTGTTGAAAGACCAAATAGGTTGCGAAAATCGAAGGCTGCTCGTCTTCTTTCAATGTATTGGAATTCGTAATGGGTAGGTTGATTGAGTTTGTCAGTGATGGCAAATCTAGATAAATGATAGAAATTCCACTTCGGTGGTCTACAGAACCCGGCTTACAAGGTTTGCTTCTTTTTCGCTAATTGCCAAAAAAAACTTATATTGATTTTCATAATTGAAAAAATAGCATAATTCTCTATTTATGAGTACGATTTTAATCATTGATGATGAGCGCGCCATCAGAAGTTCGTTGCGTGATATCTTGGAATATGAAGATTATACGATTTTAGATGTCGACAATGGCCGGGATGGTTTAGATATTTTAAAAAAGGAAAAAATAGATCTTGTTCTGTGTGATATCAAGATGAACACGATGGATGGGATGGAAGTGTTGGCAGATGCCCACCAAAGCAGTCCAGATATTCCCTTCATAATGATCTCCGGACATGGTACGATTGAAACCGCTGTTGAAGCTGCGAAAAAGGGAGCATTTGACTTTTTAGAAAAGCCATTGGACCTAAATAGATTATTGATCACGGTTCGAAATGCATTGGATAAAAGTTCCCTAGTGACCGAAACGAAAGTTCTGAAACGAAAAGTTAGCAGTTCGAAAACGAAAGATATATTAGGTGAATCTGGGGCTATCAAACGTATTAAAGAAACAATTGACCGTGTTGCACCAACTGAAGCTCGCGTATTGATTACTGGTGCGAATGGTTCGGGAAAAGAATTGGTTGCACGTTGGTTACATGAGAAATCAAATCGCGCGCAGGGCCCATTAATCGAAGTGAACTGTGCGGCAATACCTTCCGAATTAATTGAATCAGAGCTGTTTGGTCACGAAAAAGGATCTTTCACATCGGCTATTAAGCAACGTATTGGAAAATTTGAACAAGCTAGTGGCGGCACATTGTTTTTAGATGAGATTGGTGACATGAGCCTTTCGGCGCAGGCAAAAGTATTAAGAGCGCTACAGGAACATAAAATTACTCGGGTGGGGGGCGATAAAGAAATTGATGTCAATGTACGTGTGGTTGCTGCGACCAATAAGGACTTATTGAAAGAAATTGAAGATGGTAATTTCAGAATGGACTTATATCACCGTCTTTCTGTTATATTGATCCATGTACCTGCATTAGTTGATCGCGTTGATGATATTCCTTTATTATCTACTAACTTCTGCGAAGAGATCTGTATGGAGTACGGAATTCCCGTTAAGGATATCACTACAGCAGCCATGAAAGAGTTAAGCCACCTTCCTTGGACGGGAAATATTCGCGAATTAAGAAATATGATTGAACGTTTAATTATTTTGAGCGACAAGTCTATTACCGACAAAGATGTCATTGCCTTTGCCAATCCTTCGCGCGAACCGATAAATGGTGTAGCCCATGAAAAAGGTACAGCAAATTATGGATTAGATATGGACTCCTTTGATTCGTTTCAAGATTACAAGGATCATGCTGAGAAAGAATTTATAAAATACAAGTTGGAAAAAAACAATTGGAACGTCTCCAAGACAGCGGATGATTTGGACATTCAACGTAGTCATCTTTATAGTAAAATAGAAAAGTTCGGTCTGAAAAGAGATTAATAGCTGAATAAAATTTTACTTAGCCATTAGCTGTCCATGATTCATTAGGCAAACTGGACTATCGATACTAAAAAAAGAGATTCCTCAAGGAATCTCTTTTTTTATACATCAACAGCAACCTGGGAATTGTACCGTAAAGTCCTGGCTACTGTATTTTTAAAATAGCTTCAACATTCGCAACTGATAATTCCGTATAATTATTGATATAAATATTGCTTGTTGGTAATTCTTCTTTTTTATGCGTTGAAAGTACAGCTACAACTTTCATATTAGCATTTTTAGCTGCAGTAATGCCTGAAAAAGAATCTTCAAAAACGATACAGCAATCGGTTGAAATTTGAAGATTTTCTGCCGATTTTAGGTAAACCTCAGGATGAGGTTTATGTAATTTCACGTCTTCGCTGCTTAGTGTGGAAGAAAATAATTGCCGTATATTCAATTCGTCTAGAATTAAATCCATATTTTCCCGCGGAGCAGATGTCGCTACAGCAAGCTTAAAACCTTTCTCTTTTAAGGCTGTCAAAAACTCAATTAACCCCTTTATAGGCGCTACATGGTCTTTGTAAATTACTCTAAAAAGTTGCTCTTTTTCAAATTCAAGCGTGCTCAGTTCTTCAGGAGAAATTGGACGTTTAAAGAAATGTTGCATAATATAACTATTGTGCTTACCATACATGTGCTGTTCAAATTCCTCTTCTGTAGCTTGTTGCACATTGTGGTTTTTAAAAAAAGCTCTAAAGGCTTGTGCGTGGAAAGGATTGGTGTGACTTATAACACCGTCCATGTCAAATATCGCTGCGTATTCTGTCATTTGGCTAATATACAATTATTGCCGTGCTCTGGCAGAGTGCACACATTCATATTCTGGTAAATATTTTCATTTGTTTAGAGAAAGCTAAGGTTAAAACGGCCTCTATCACTACTGCTTACTTCGTTATGAAATTGAAAAAATTCCTCATAATTACTAGCAGGATAGGTGCCTTCAAAAAGCTCCAATTTTCTGTAGGTGAAGAGTTTATTCCCTTTTATTTCTGATCTAAACTCATATTTTCCAAACGGTTTTTCAATGATTTTCTTTTCAGGGACTACTGTTTTAAGTATATTTTCAGGAAGAATAATGCTAATGCTGTCAATATCGGTAAACCCTCTTTCAATGAAAATATCTTCTGTTCTATTTCTGCTTTCAGGAATATTGGAATGCAAGTTGAACAAATTAGGCTGGATCAAAAGTTTATTGCCATTTTTTACAGCAAAATTTTTAATGGAAATATCCAGGTTCTCTTCAA encodes the following:
- the argS gene encoding arginine--tRNA ligase, translated to MANSIQKRLVEVTVQAVKELYNADILENQIALQATRKEFEGQITIVAFPVTRFSKSSPEQTGKEIGAYLQQHIAEISDFNVIKGFLNIVLSDAYWITLLNQTISSKDFGIFPANGKKLMVEYSSPNTNKPLHLGHIRNNLLGYSVAEILKAYGYEVIKANLVNDRGIHICKSMLAWQKFGAGETPESTGMKGDHLVGKYYVVFDKEYKKEIEALKAEGQTEDEAKKNAPLMKQAQAMLQQWEAGNEEVISLWKTMNNWVYAGFEKTYKQLGVDFDKYYYESNTYLLGKDIIQEGLDKGVFFKKEDNSVWIDLTDEGLDQKLVLRGDGTSVYITQDLGTAQLKYDEFKMSESIYVVGNEQDYHFKVLFLILKKLGKAWAEGLFHLSYGMVDLPSGKMKSREGTVVDADDLMAEMLKTAQERTEELGKTEGLDEASKAALYDTIGMGALKYFLLKVDPKKRLLFDPNESVDFQGHTGPFIQYTHARIKSVLSKAEFNFDSAVSVPATISSYERDLIQQLGAFPETIEASAQEFSPAQLANYIYEVAKIYNKFYHEETILKAEDNDVKNFRLHLSASAAKVIAKGMNLLGIQVPERM
- a CDS encoding oxidoreductase, which encodes MMEKIRVGLIGFGISGQVFHAPVMRSIVELDLIKVTARKADQQSLLKERYPHAEIALSANDIFDDPTIDLVVIATSNEMHYPFAKRALEAGKHVVVEKPFTNSVDQADELISLAKQYNLILAPYHNLRFNSDYRTVEKVIKSGRLGRIVNLESRFDRFRNYLRPNAWREENLPGSGVFYDLGPHLIDQALQLFGKPNAVFADLAIQRDHAKTIDNFDCLLYYDNLRVSLKGSMLAKEPTPRYRVFGMNGNFVKYGIDPQEALLRDGKFPDEDPTWGQEDPSLYGKLNIVEKGNDIEEMIPSEIGSYPDFYQNVADSILGKRSLIASPEQARDVIKIIEIAYQSQLERRVISVDDTLIAY
- a CDS encoding aminoacetone oxidase family FAD-binding enzyme → MTYDAIIIGAGACGLMCAAQAGLIGKKTLVIERNDKVGAKILISGGGRCNYTNTGTSPSNFISENPDFLHSVFKQWTVEDTVVFFESYGIVGQEKTLGQLFPITNKAKDIVAVFSKILYETDQDIALNTLVKSVERDADGFVVTVENEAGESHYHSPKVIIASGGLPVQKLGASDFGLRLAKKFGLEVVGTAPALVPLTITGKDADWYSSLAGNSVFSKVSVAGMSFEENILFTHWGLSGPAILQISSYWRPGQEISIDLLPNFNLDNLIKQERQYGGKRLVSQLLNDHFTRKLVDALGKFLVLDTKIASLSKAEAKLIVDTIHHFKVKPAGDKGYDKAEVMRGGVSTAELHPKTLMSKKVNGLYFGGETVDITGWLGGYNFQWAWASGYAIAQDI
- a CDS encoding YafY family protein, with translation MALNKLALIRYKTIDQCLRLRHRKWTLEDLMEKVSDALYEFEGIKNGISKRTIQGDIQLMRSNKLGYNAPIVVLQRKFYTYEDPHYSISNSPISVGDMQKMKEAVEVLKHVSGFSSFDELSDIVARLEDSIHTKKDNAPSIIQMENNNLLKGLSFINPLHQAIREKTPLLISYQSFKAKQQQDLVFSPYLLKEYRNRWFLIGHHKKNEGLMTLALDRINSVEEMGKNSYQEYNGVDFERYFSDTIGVTKSHKDRGHRVILLVNAKNAPYVTTKPIHSSQQILGKKEDGSILIRLDVVLNFELEREILGFGESVKVLSPKSLQTRIKQRLGAAIQRYTQESVDRILD
- a CDS encoding sigma-54 dependent transcriptional regulator, which translates into the protein MSTILIIDDERAIRSSLRDILEYEDYTILDVDNGRDGLDILKKEKIDLVLCDIKMNTMDGMEVLADAHQSSPDIPFIMISGHGTIETAVEAAKKGAFDFLEKPLDLNRLLITVRNALDKSSLVTETKVLKRKVSSSKTKDILGESGAIKRIKETIDRVAPTEARVLITGANGSGKELVARWLHEKSNRAQGPLIEVNCAAIPSELIESELFGHEKGSFTSAIKQRIGKFEQASGGTLFLDEIGDMSLSAQAKVLRALQEHKITRVGGDKEIDVNVRVVAATNKDLLKEIEDGNFRMDLYHRLSVILIHVPALVDRVDDIPLLSTNFCEEICMEYGIPVKDITTAAMKELSHLPWTGNIRELRNMIERLIILSDKSITDKDVIAFANPSREPINGVAHEKGTANYGLDMDSFDSFQDYKDHAEKEFIKYKLEKNNWNVSKTADDLDIQRSHLYSKIEKFGLKRD
- a CDS encoding HAD family phosphatase, whose protein sequence is MTEYAAIFDMDGVISHTNPFHAQAFRAFFKNHNVQQATEEEFEQHMYGKHNSYIMQHFFKRPISPEELSTLEFEKEQLFRVIYKDHVAPIKGLIEFLTALKEKGFKLAVATSAPRENMDLILDELNIRQLFSSTLSSEDVKLHKPHPEVYLKSAENLQISTDCCIVFEDSFSGITAAKNANMKVVAVLSTHKKEELPTSNIYINNYTELSVANVEAILKIQ